Within the Calditrichota bacterium genome, the region CCGATAACCAGGCGCCAGCGGATCCCAGATGAGGTCGGGCTTCTGGTCCATTTCGTCCAGCCACAGCTTGCCGTGCAGGCGGCAGCTTTCCAGCAGGCTGCGCGAGCGATAGGCGCCGCCCGGCTCGGTGGAGAAGGGGAAATAGCACTGCGGCCCGCTCAGATAGTCCACCCAGGGTGAGCTCAGCAATTGCCCAAGCTCCAAATGACCACCCGCTGCCTGGCGCCCGAACATTGGGAACAGATAACCGTAGAACGTTCCGGTGACTAATGGGCGTGGCCAATTCTGCTTGGCCAAGCGGCAGAAATGGACAATCGTCTCAACGACTAACTCCTGCTGGCAGCGATAGTAATCGATGACCCAACGCTCCTCTGCAGGCGACCGGAAAAGACCCGCTTTGGTCTGAGCGCGCACCTCGTAACCAGGCACCCGAGCAGAATCAAGGCTCACACGCCTGGAGCGCCATGCCGCACGCAAGGCCTGGTCAGTGCCATATCTTCCCTTCAGCCAGGTGCGAAAGTGCGCGGTCATCGCCGGGCCAATGTCCGGCTCATTCCGGAAAAAGCCCCAGTAGTGCCATTCGCCGTACACGCCGCAGGCCATGTGCAACCCGGCCAGGGCGTTGCCTTCGTCGGTAGCAGCCAGCTCTTGGCAAAACTGGACTACCTTCTCGCTCGCCTCTTGCCGCCACCTGTGCGAGGCCAAACTCACGCGATTGACCGGACTGTTGTCGTACTCGATGATGCGGTGGAAGCCTGCCTCGTCCTCAACGGTGACAGGCACGTCGGCATACTGCGTCCACTCTTCCGGGTGAGCCTTTGTCCACCAGCGGGGCGCGTTCACGTGCAGGCGAATAAACACCGCCGCCCCGGGACAAGCATCGAGCACGCCCTTTATCTGCCGCCGCGCCAGGTTCAGATCAAAGCGCCCGTTCTCGAACCACAGGTGCTCCAGGAAGAGATCCACCTGGAACAACCGAAAGCCCAAGTTGGCGAACAGCCTGAGGTTGTGCTGCGGCACTTCCTCCCAACTCCAACGTCCACCGGGCACGTCGGTCAGGGCGTAGAGCAGCGGCGGCTGGGGCTTGTCGTTGATGAAGAGTGTCGGCTTCCCGCGATGAAGCTTGATTGTGGAAGAAAGAGGCCCCTCAGATGCCATGCTCACTCCGCTCTTGGGCAGCCTGTTCCTTGCCTTCCTGGCATCCGGCCGGCAAGAGCAACCTCGGGAGATCTGCGGTCGGACCACTCATGCCGCCTTCTGAGGACTCGTTGCCGGTGGGACGAAGAGCGAAGCCAGCGCTGCCACCGTCGCGGCGACGGCGAAGGTCATGACCCGCGACGTGATGATCCCCTCCATACCGGTGCGTATCCACACCACGGTGAACACCAACCCGGCCACCATGGTAATGAGCGCCGCCCGTGCATGGAAGCGCTCGCTCAGCAAAGTAGCCAGGACCACCACTGAAAACGTGCCCCCGACCCCTGCCCACACATAGCCCACCAAATCGTAGATGAGGGTGCTGGGCGTGAGGTAGGCGACTACCAGCGCGATAGCCGCCAGGCAGCCGGTCACCAGCCGCGCCTGGCGGAGCGACCCTGCCTCGCCCGCTGAGCTCTTCCTGGACAGAGGCCCCAAGAGATTCTCCGACAGCTCGGTGGAAGCCACGACCAACAAAGAGTCTGCGGTGGAAATCATCGCCGCCACTGCCCCAACCGTCAGCAGCGCGGCCAGTGGTGCCGGCAGAATGGCCCGCAACACCGCGGGCATCACATACTCCGGGTCGGCCAGACCCTTGGGCCCGAAAAGTGCCAGGCCGACCCAGCCAAGGCTGAGGGCCCCGGCATAGGCGAGGAGCGTCCAGACCAGCCCCACCCACCTGGCGCGACGGGCCTGGGCGGCGTCGCGAATGGCCATGAAGCGGAGGCTGAGCTGGGGCATCCCTCCAAGGTAGCCGAAAAACCAGGACAGGCCACCCACAATTGCCACACCAGCGGCAAAACCACCCGCCGCGCCAGTCAGTGAGCCGAATCCCCCGCCTGCCTTGCTCAGGGCAGCCGGAATGGTAGAGGCGAAAACCCCTGGCCGCCCCGAGATAGCTACTATGCCCACCACCGGCCCAATGACCAAGGTGCCAATCATCAAGAGCGCCTGCACGACGTCGGTGTAGACGACACTGCGGAAACCTCCATACACGCAATAAGGGGTGATGACCAGGGCCGTGATCAGCATCCCCCATCGTGGGTCGAGATGGAAAAGGGTGAAGAGGACCTTGCCACCGCCCAAGAACTGTGCGCCCACGTAGAAGAAGAAAAAGAAGACAATGGTAAGGCTTGCCACCGCGCGGATGCTCCCCTGCAAAGAGCCGTGGCGGCGCGCCAGGTA harbors:
- a CDS encoding sodium/proline symporter, encoding MTAQAQMVAVFVLYLIFLVAWGVYQGRKVKTGLDFTIGGRRLPGWVAALSERATGESSWALLGLPGFAYAQGLTSIWTAVGCVAGILVAWMALSWRLRAEAETYQARTFADYLARRHGSLQGSIRAVASLTIVFFFFFYVGAQFLGGGKVLFTLFHLDPRWGMLITALVITPYCVYGGFRSVVYTDVVQALLMIGTLVIGPVVGIVAISGRPGVFASTIPAALSKAGGGFGSLTGAAGGFAAGVAIVGGLSWFFGYLGGMPQLSLRFMAIRDAAQARRARWVGLVWTLLAYAGALSLGWVGLALFGPKGLADPEYVMPAVLRAILPAPLAALLTVGAVAAMISTADSLLVVASTELSENLLGPLSRKSSAGEAGSLRQARLVTGCLAAIALVVAYLTPSTLIYDLVGYVWAGVGGTFSVVVLATLLSERFHARAALITMVAGLVFTVVWIRTGMEGIITSRVMTFAVAATVAALASLFVPPATSPQKAA